Proteins encoded together in one Dechloromonas sp. HYN0024 window:
- a CDS encoding PQQ-binding-like beta-propeller repeat protein — protein sequence MKKSISTNLKVAVMAVAPVFAMLGMGTTAHSAEGVDNPANWPEYHRDYRGWRFSPLEQINKTNVKKLKVAWIHQPGDITQGMQATPITLDGIVYYIGPNNRVFAVDGATGKEIWHYYTELDPVVNTLLFNGYNRGVTVGHGKVYFGTLDGRVIALDQKTGKQLWDVELADPKQCSGCNFTSPPVLAGDVLIQGPTGGDLAQQGRLYALNAQTGERLWKFEIIKDDPASWPGDSGKTGGGGAWLPGQYDPKLDLFFIGTSNAAPDFDGTVREGDNLYTATTLAIEPKTGKLRWHRQEVPHDVWDYDSAYEYVMIDKDGKDLMIHLNKGGYVYVMDRKTGELLNTWPLSENINWVKSVNPKTGELSGRDQPEIGKSKLFCPSVLGSRSWNAGAYSPKTKLWYTNAHEFCNRVTVADKNDPKKMAFSQPYFGFSAFGFEPPPGKKQSARLEAVDPITGKRAWTVEYALPGLGGVLVTGGNLVFNGDSRGYVHAYDAKDGKELWNFNTGSGIRAGITSYAVGGKQYILVPTGFGSLFPGFASGVFPEFKESKGGSAVIAFTIE from the coding sequence TTGAAAAAGAGTATCTCAACGAATCTCAAGGTTGCAGTAATGGCCGTAGCCCCTGTATTTGCAATGCTAGGAATGGGGACTACCGCCCATTCAGCAGAGGGCGTAGATAACCCGGCCAACTGGCCTGAGTACCATCGCGATTATCGCGGCTGGCGCTTTAGCCCACTTGAGCAGATCAATAAGACTAATGTCAAAAAACTAAAAGTAGCGTGGATTCATCAGCCCGGGGATATCACCCAAGGCATGCAGGCTACGCCGATTACGTTGGATGGCATTGTGTATTACATTGGCCCTAACAATCGGGTCTTTGCTGTCGATGGCGCTACAGGTAAGGAAATATGGCACTACTACACTGAGTTGGATCCTGTAGTAAATACACTGCTGTTTAACGGCTATAACCGTGGGGTTACTGTTGGCCATGGCAAGGTGTACTTTGGCACGCTAGATGGTCGAGTCATCGCACTTGACCAGAAAACAGGTAAGCAACTCTGGGACGTAGAGTTGGCCGATCCGAAGCAATGTAGCGGTTGCAACTTTACATCGCCTCCCGTGTTGGCTGGTGATGTTCTGATTCAAGGGCCGACAGGTGGAGATCTGGCTCAGCAGGGGCGTTTATATGCATTAAACGCACAAACAGGCGAGCGGCTCTGGAAGTTCGAGATCATCAAGGATGACCCGGCTAGCTGGCCCGGAGATAGCGGGAAGACCGGAGGTGGCGGAGCCTGGCTACCTGGACAGTATGATCCAAAGCTCGATTTGTTTTTCATTGGCACCTCAAATGCAGCACCGGACTTCGATGGCACCGTACGGGAGGGGGATAACCTCTACACCGCGACGACTCTCGCTATCGAGCCAAAAACAGGAAAATTGCGTTGGCATCGGCAGGAAGTCCCTCATGACGTTTGGGACTACGACTCTGCCTATGAGTATGTGATGATCGACAAAGATGGCAAAGATCTGATGATCCATCTCAACAAGGGTGGATATGTCTATGTTATGGATCGAAAGACAGGGGAACTCCTAAACACATGGCCCCTTTCTGAGAATATCAATTGGGTAAAGTCCGTAAATCCCAAAACTGGTGAGCTCAGTGGCCGTGATCAGCCAGAGATTGGCAAAAGCAAATTGTTCTGCCCGAGCGTGCTTGGTTCCCGTAGCTGGAATGCGGGTGCCTATAGCCCGAAGACAAAGCTCTGGTATACCAATGCTCATGAGTTCTGTAATCGTGTGACCGTGGCTGACAAGAACGATCCGAAGAAGATGGCTTTCTCGCAACCATACTTTGGATTCTCTGCATTTGGCTTCGAACCCCCTCCGGGCAAAAAGCAATCCGCTCGACTGGAAGCTGTCGATCCGATTACTGGCAAGCGCGCCTGGACAGTTGAGTATGCTCTCCCAGGGTTAGGCGGCGTGCTTGTAACCGGTGGCAATCTGGTCTTTAACGGTGACTCGCGCGGTTACGTACATGCCTATGATGCGAAGGATGGGAAGGAACTCTGGAACTTTAATACCGGATCTGGTATCCGCGCTGGCATTACTAGCTATGCAGTCGGCGGCAAGCAATACATCCTCGTTCCGACAGGGTTCGGATCCCTGTTTCCGGGCTTTGCCTCAGGTGTATTCCCTGAATTTAAGGAATCGAAAGGTGGATCTGCTGTAATCGCCTTCACTATCGAGTAA
- a CDS encoding porin: protein MQKKLIALAVAAITSSAAFAQSNVTIYGTVDMGYLYRGGNNGALAKTQSQHALQSNSAESNIGFKGVEDLGNGLKAIFDLQYVITPDQSSGLGNAYADVAGLGKGHQYVGLTGGFGTAVAGLLNGHRYALFAKYNPFGNYSVGNFASMTTQYDRASNALAYISPSFNGISLLLATSTNTQTTEGGLNGVHSVATRIPDGGNKGDDRLFTTALIYGNGPLSLDLAYETTNAVGYNDGKLFVVVTGASYDFGIAKVFGIYDVIKGDKNSLIGGNALGGALGGLTADQQYNRRNWEIGTSIPFGKAKALLSYGQVKDKTLTNADASKISIGARYALSKRTELYTDFAHIKNDSNARFTINPMGNSDGILGGGINGFDMGIKHTF, encoded by the coding sequence ATGCAGAAAAAACTCATTGCGCTGGCCGTGGCGGCTATTACCTCGAGTGCAGCATTTGCTCAATCCAATGTCACTATCTATGGCACTGTCGATATGGGCTACCTGTACCGAGGTGGCAATAATGGTGCCTTAGCTAAAACACAGAGCCAACATGCACTTCAAAGCAATTCGGCCGAAAGCAACATCGGCTTCAAGGGTGTAGAAGATCTGGGCAATGGACTTAAGGCAATTTTCGACCTCCAATATGTCATCACTCCAGACCAGAGCTCCGGTCTGGGAAATGCATATGCCGATGTCGCAGGCCTCGGCAAGGGTCACCAATACGTTGGGCTCACCGGTGGTTTTGGTACCGCAGTCGCAGGGTTACTGAATGGCCATCGCTACGCGCTATTTGCCAAGTACAATCCCTTTGGCAATTACTCCGTAGGTAATTTTGCTTCGATGACCACTCAATACGACCGCGCATCGAATGCACTCGCTTATATCTCCCCTAGCTTTAACGGCATCTCCTTGCTTCTTGCCACGTCAACCAATACCCAAACAACTGAGGGCGGGCTGAACGGAGTTCATAGTGTTGCCACTCGTATTCCCGATGGTGGCAACAAAGGTGATGATCGCCTGTTTACGACTGCCTTGATTTACGGAAACGGCCCCCTAAGTCTCGATCTCGCCTATGAAACGACCAATGCTGTCGGCTACAACGATGGAAAGCTGTTCGTTGTCGTGACCGGCGCCTCATATGACTTTGGTATTGCAAAGGTCTTTGGTATTTACGACGTTATCAAGGGAGATAAGAACTCACTCATTGGTGGCAATGCCTTGGGTGGCGCACTGGGTGGCCTTACTGCTGATCAACAGTACAACAGGCGCAACTGGGAAATTGGCACCTCGATCCCATTCGGCAAGGCGAAAGCACTACTAAGCTACGGCCAAGTGAAGGATAAGACGTTGACCAATGCTGACGCCAGCAAGATCTCAATCGGCGCCCGCTATGCGCTGTCTAAGCGCACCGAACTTTATACTGATTTTGCTCACATCAAGAATGACAGTAATGCGCGATTTACCATCAACCCGATGGGTAACAGCGACGGCATTCTCGGTGGCGGCATCAACGGCTTCGACATGGGTATCAAGCACACATTCTAA
- a CDS encoding NAD(P)-dependent alcohol dehydrogenase, protein MAHKAIVVNPGGGYDNVIIGVREAANPKEGEITVRMHANSLNYHDFAVVSGMWGPVEPRIPMADGAGEVIAVGPGVSEFSVGDRVVSTFFPTWLAGTPPVEGFATVPGDGIDGYARETVTKHVNAFTHAPIGWSHTEASTLTTAALTAWRALIADGALKAGDTVLVQGTGGVSIFALQFAKMVGAKVIATSSSDTKLERLGAMGADYTLNYRTTPDWGQVVRELTSGRGVDHVVEVGGPATLEQSMIATRVGGHISLIGILTGLGGEVSIVTALIKQLRLQGVLVGNRAQQQDMIRAIDANGMLPIIDRCFPLEEIVEAFRYQESNRHFGKICLEM, encoded by the coding sequence ATGGCACATAAAGCAATCGTAGTTAACCCAGGTGGCGGCTACGACAATGTAATCATTGGCGTACGCGAAGCAGCGAATCCCAAAGAGGGCGAAATTACCGTTCGTATGCACGCAAATTCGCTCAATTATCACGACTTCGCAGTCGTAAGCGGAATGTGGGGGCCGGTCGAACCTCGGATTCCAATGGCTGACGGGGCAGGGGAAGTCATTGCAGTAGGTCCTGGCGTCAGCGAGTTTTCGGTTGGCGATAGGGTGGTCAGTACCTTCTTTCCGACCTGGCTAGCTGGCACGCCACCAGTTGAAGGGTTTGCAACCGTTCCGGGTGATGGTATCGACGGCTATGCGAGAGAAACCGTCACTAAACATGTAAATGCCTTCACCCACGCTCCGATAGGCTGGAGTCATACAGAGGCATCTACGCTAACGACAGCCGCATTAACGGCATGGCGAGCGCTGATAGCTGATGGCGCACTCAAAGCGGGAGATACCGTATTGGTTCAGGGCACCGGAGGCGTATCTATTTTTGCCTTGCAGTTCGCCAAAATGGTCGGAGCTAAAGTAATTGCCACGTCATCTTCGGACACAAAGCTCGAGCGTTTGGGTGCGATGGGGGCCGACTACACCCTGAATTACCGAACCACGCCCGACTGGGGCCAAGTTGTACGCGAACTGACTTCCGGTCGCGGAGTCGATCACGTGGTGGAGGTGGGTGGCCCTGCGACGTTAGAACAATCTATGATCGCAACACGGGTTGGTGGCCATATCTCGCTGATTGGCATACTTACCGGTCTCGGCGGAGAAGTTTCCATCGTTACAGCCTTGATCAAGCAACTCCGACTGCAAGGTGTATTAGTTGGTAATCGAGCGCAGCAGCAGGACATGATCCGAGCCATCGACGCTAATGGGATGCTCCCAATTATTGACCGCTGCTTCCCACTAGAAGAAATTGTCGAGGCTTTTCGATACCAGGAGTCGAATCGTCACTTCGGAAAGATCTGCCTCGAGATGTAG
- a CDS encoding GTP-binding protein: MTSETSAYASIPTATDDKRIPVTLLTGFLGAGKTTLLNHLVHLPEMAGAAVLINEFGEIGIDHHLVDKVDETLMILDSGCLCCSVQGDLVKALKTLADRSSKREIPPVTRVLIETTGLADPVPVIYTLMQEWFISARYRCDGVITAVDATHATMQLEFHQEAVRQVVMADRLLITKCDLADIDTRLELNKKLDTLNPSAKRIIIDHGRIRPDALFGCGIYTSTGKTPDVAAWLGEEQIRDEQTRKAGKSAPPSWRGRPQRAQSHGQKVARHDDSVKSFIVEFDTPTPWYEFAVGMGKILTTYGSRLLRVKGLMDIVGDPLPRVIHCVQDVAYPPINLAKWPAQSAFTDHRGRLVFIARDLAPEEIEDIRRGLANLSNKDAVEIKNSPCPVPTICWLSHNIPSSKSPDIEVEGWNIQIKGLGKRKTYA, translated from the coding sequence ATGACCAGCGAGACCTCCGCATACGCCTCCATACCAACGGCTACGGACGACAAGCGGATCCCCGTGACTTTGCTCACGGGCTTCCTAGGCGCAGGAAAAACCACCCTGCTGAACCACCTAGTTCATCTGCCTGAAATGGCTGGCGCAGCTGTGCTAATCAACGAGTTTGGAGAAATAGGAATCGACCATCACTTGGTCGACAAGGTCGATGAAACCTTAATGATTCTCGACTCAGGTTGCCTGTGCTGCAGCGTTCAGGGGGATTTAGTAAAGGCGCTGAAAACCCTCGCCGACAGAAGTTCGAAACGAGAAATCCCTCCTGTAACGAGAGTACTGATCGAGACGACAGGTCTGGCTGATCCTGTCCCGGTGATTTACACGCTCATGCAGGAATGGTTTATCTCGGCACGCTACCGCTGCGACGGGGTCATTACAGCAGTCGACGCCACACATGCGACGATGCAGCTGGAGTTCCATCAAGAAGCCGTACGCCAGGTCGTTATGGCCGATCGCTTGTTGATCACCAAATGCGACCTGGCAGACATCGACACTCGCCTCGAACTTAATAAAAAGTTAGACACCCTTAATCCGAGCGCAAAGAGAATAATTATTGATCACGGTCGAATTAGACCTGATGCTCTATTTGGATGCGGAATCTACACGTCAACAGGCAAGACACCTGATGTCGCAGCCTGGCTGGGCGAAGAACAAATTCGCGACGAACAAACTCGTAAGGCTGGAAAAAGTGCACCACCAAGCTGGCGAGGAAGGCCTCAAAGAGCGCAGAGCCATGGGCAAAAAGTGGCAAGACATGATGACTCAGTAAAAAGCTTTATCGTGGAATTTGACACCCCGACTCCGTGGTACGAATTTGCTGTCGGTATGGGAAAGATCCTGACCACATACGGAAGCCGTCTGTTACGTGTCAAAGGACTAATGGACATCGTTGGTGACCCCCTACCACGTGTAATTCACTGCGTACAAGACGTTGCATACCCACCCATCAATCTCGCAAAGTGGCCCGCACAAAGTGCATTTACTGACCATCGAGGGCGGCTCGTCTTCATCGCAAGGGACTTAGCCCCAGAAGAGATTGAAGATATACGGCGAGGGCTCGCCAACCTTTCCAACAAAGATGCGGTCGAAATCAAGAATTCACCATGTCCGGTTCCAACAATTTGCTGGCTAAGCCACAACATTCCAAGCAGCAAATCTCCGGACATTGAAGTTGAGGGTTGGAATATTCAAATTAAAGGTTTGGGAAAACGGAAAACGTACGCGTAG
- a CDS encoding hydantoinase/oxoprolinase family protein: protein MGLQINIDNGGTLTDICIIQDGSVSKTKVLTTPYDLSKCFFDGLTKASGVIYGEQNVARLLEEVDLIRYSTTQGTNAICERKGSRLGLIYCGPANDLAVRLAEQDEDLYAALVGDRVVHLEPDAMQRDDAQMVAVKAINKLTAAGANRLVVSFDGKTFVDGENLFRKIALRKYPRHLLGAVPILYGSDLGSDSDVVRRTWTALINSFLHPAMEAFLFNAENRLREYRTKNPLLIFRNDGDSSRVAKTVAIKTYSSGPRGGMEGMKSFSRLYGFSDVVAIDIGGTTTDIGQYVNGTVAEQRRGHVEGISVSFPLCEVMSAGVGGSSIFKAHEGRIVIGPESVGAVPGPASFGRGGKEATITDASLLCGILDPKSYFGGDLALDAERAAAAVNLNIAQPLGLGLDDALLHMQHAYEEKVAIELHRFTKVSPDTKLLAFGGAGPLNACGIAEKAGISSVAVPKMAAVFSAYGIGECDISHHYAVTLHDCDNKALREALAALKTKASRDMFAEGFAEGSYDIRARLVVLVDGKEVGYDLADSAVVPDALKGTSLMELELSAVKALRTENQKQATFVAGKKANPDGTRTLLTKGKGRVDVPVFKLSSMATGDTGVGPAIIEEDFFTCRVLDGWSFVISDAGDILLNKKG from the coding sequence ATGGGATTGCAAATCAATATAGATAACGGTGGGACGCTCACCGATATCTGCATCATTCAAGATGGATCGGTCAGTAAAACCAAAGTTCTGACTACGCCCTATGATCTGAGCAAATGCTTTTTTGACGGGCTGACAAAGGCTTCTGGCGTCATCTATGGTGAGCAGAATGTTGCTCGCTTGCTGGAAGAAGTCGACTTGATCCGTTATTCGACGACGCAGGGTACGAATGCTATCTGTGAACGTAAGGGTTCTCGCCTGGGGCTGATCTACTGTGGTCCGGCGAACGATCTGGCGGTTCGTCTGGCGGAGCAGGATGAAGATCTCTACGCGGCATTGGTGGGTGACCGGGTTGTTCATCTTGAGCCTGATGCAATGCAGCGTGACGACGCGCAGATGGTTGCGGTTAAGGCGATCAACAAACTGACAGCCGCAGGTGCAAACCGTCTTGTCGTCAGTTTTGATGGCAAGACTTTCGTTGACGGTGAAAACCTGTTCCGGAAGATTGCTCTGCGCAAATATCCGCGCCACCTTCTCGGGGCTGTGCCGATTCTCTATGGCAGCGATCTTGGTTCCGACAGTGATGTGGTGCGCCGTACCTGGACTGCGCTCATTAATTCCTTCCTTCATCCGGCGATGGAGGCATTCCTGTTCAATGCTGAGAATCGCCTGCGCGAATATCGGACTAAGAACCCCTTGCTGATCTTCCGCAACGATGGTGACTCGTCGCGCGTTGCCAAGACGGTTGCGATTAAGACCTATAGCTCTGGTCCTCGGGGTGGTATGGAAGGTATGAAATCCTTCTCCCGTCTATATGGTTTTTCCGATGTTGTGGCTATCGATATTGGTGGCACAACGACCGACATTGGTCAGTATGTAAATGGCACTGTTGCTGAGCAACGTCGTGGTCATGTTGAAGGCATCTCGGTGTCTTTCCCGTTGTGCGAGGTCATGAGTGCTGGTGTTGGCGGTAGCTCGATTTTCAAGGCACATGAAGGACGCATCGTAATTGGCCCTGAAAGCGTTGGTGCAGTTCCTGGCCCAGCTTCCTTTGGTCGTGGTGGGAAGGAAGCGACGATCACTGATGCCAGCCTGCTGTGCGGCATTCTCGATCCGAAGTCGTATTTCGGTGGTGACTTAGCACTTGATGCCGAGCGTGCCGCTGCGGCTGTGAATCTGAATATTGCTCAGCCACTTGGCCTCGGTCTGGATGATGCCTTACTGCATATGCAGCACGCGTATGAAGAAAAAGTCGCGATTGAGCTGCATCGGTTTACCAAAGTGTCGCCGGACACCAAGCTTCTCGCCTTTGGTGGTGCAGGTCCTCTTAATGCCTGTGGCATTGCTGAAAAGGCGGGTATCAGCAGCGTTGCTGTGCCAAAGATGGCGGCGGTGTTTAGTGCCTATGGTATTGGCGAGTGCGATATCTCTCACCACTACGCCGTAACCCTTCATGACTGCGATAACAAGGCGCTTCGTGAGGCGCTTGCCGCGCTGAAGACCAAGGCATCTCGCGACATGTTTGCTGAGGGATTTGCCGAGGGTAGCTATGACATTCGTGCCCGTCTGGTAGTGCTGGTCGACGGCAAAGAGGTCGGTTACGACCTGGCTGATAGTGCTGTTGTGCCTGATGCCCTGAAGGGAACTTCGCTGATGGAGCTTGAGTTGAGCGCAGTTAAGGCGCTTCGCACTGAGAACCAAAAGCAGGCCACGTTTGTTGCCGGTAAGAAAGCAAATCCGGATGGTACGCGGACTCTTCTGACGAAGGGTAAGGGGCGAGTTGATGTTCCGGTATTCAAGCTTTCGAGCATGGCCACTGGAGACACCGGTGTTGGTCCCGCCATTATCGAAGAAGACTTCTTTACCTGCCGGGTGCTGGATGGCTGGAGCTTTGTCATCAGCGACGCGGGCGACATCCTGCTGAACAAGAAAGGCTGA
- a CDS encoding acetone carboxylase subunit gamma: MTEYLRIDLEKEQWECRVCNHVVGPATKSYKEGMLVHNRDPREIHPPIIDPDKYRFTFSPDPEWVRILEYYCPSCGTMVENEYAIPGHPPLYDMEVDLPALKAQWSTREEVPEPVVGPEVVRGTGHGNH, encoded by the coding sequence ATGACCGAATATCTCCGTATTGATCTGGAGAAAGAGCAATGGGAATGCCGGGTCTGTAATCACGTCGTTGGCCCGGCTACCAAGAGCTACAAGGAAGGGATGCTGGTGCATAACCGCGATCCGCGTGAAATTCATCCGCCGATTATCGATCCGGATAAGTACCGCTTTACCTTTAGTCCGGATCCGGAGTGGGTTCGCATTCTTGAGTACTACTGCCCGTCTTGCGGAACCATGGTGGAGAACGAGTATGCCATTCCTGGCCATCCGCCCCTCTACGACATGGAAGTTGATCTGCCTGCTTTGAAGGCGCAGTGGTCGACCCGTGAAGAGGTCCCTGAACCGGTGGTTGGGCCTGAGGTCGTCCGCGGTACTGGACATGGCAACCACTAA
- a CDS encoding hydantoinase/oxoprolinase family protein has translation MRRVSVDIGGTFTDCFVVWDGKYIEAKALTTHHNLALGFNEALSKAYHVLGLELEEILAEVDSVRYATTLGTNALIEHKGPKIGMLVTAGFEATVPLSRARGYGEGLDGLGQSDMPNACRPDPLVLAHMIRGVRERVDFQGKLVMALDEDDVRVQIRSLVDKGAEIIVVALVNSVVNPAHEQRIEEILLEEYPSHLLGAIPVILSHQVAGRKGEYVRATSAIVDGYLHSTMYHALSALEQNLRAHRYEKPMLVIHNSGGMAQLNSTDALQTIHSGPVSGIAASEHLAMQAGLGNVVATDMGGTSYDIGIVVDGGIKHYDFNPVIDRWLVSVPMVHLVTLGAGGGSIASYDRMYDTVKCGPQSAGSDPGPACYDRGGMNPTVTDADLVLGYLDAKNYAGGSIPLNARRAASAIEDALCDDLDCSVIEAAMLIREKVDDNMANGLFTELRARGYDPKDFTMLAYGGNGPLHCCGIARNLGIEKILAPPFSSVFSAVGAGNMHQLHIHEQSLYMVLYDSNTRHIFDDYDRFNNIVAELKELGTQDLLRQGVPREQIFHSLELDLRYGNQLVQTTAVIPAHEVHGPADVLAIISQFSNDYGKRFGEGSQAPEAGIRINTIRVAAFVRLETVQFEDIKPVPSHERKGPPAPASSRKCYFVGHKEAFDVPVWDRAAIVPGVQIPGPAIIASEVTTYLVDPGWNFVSAKQGASWFLRA, from the coding sequence ATGAGGCGAGTTTCTGTTGATATCGGTGGTACCTTCACCGATTGTTTCGTGGTTTGGGATGGCAAATACATTGAGGCCAAAGCCCTAACCACTCACCATAATCTGGCGCTGGGCTTCAATGAAGCCCTCAGCAAGGCGTATCACGTCTTGGGCTTGGAGCTTGAGGAAATTCTGGCTGAGGTGGACTCTGTCCGTTACGCCACGACCTTGGGTACCAATGCGCTGATTGAGCACAAAGGCCCGAAAATCGGCATGTTGGTTACTGCCGGCTTTGAGGCGACTGTACCCCTGAGCCGCGCCCGCGGCTATGGTGAGGGCCTGGATGGTCTGGGTCAGTCGGACATGCCCAATGCGTGCCGTCCGGATCCGCTGGTTTTGGCGCACATGATTCGGGGTGTTCGGGAGCGTGTCGACTTTCAGGGCAAGTTGGTTATGGCTCTGGATGAGGACGATGTGCGCGTTCAAATTCGCTCTTTGGTAGACAAGGGTGCGGAAATCATCGTTGTTGCGCTGGTAAATAGTGTGGTTAACCCGGCACACGAGCAGCGTATCGAGGAAATCCTCCTTGAAGAGTACCCGTCCCATCTGCTGGGCGCGATTCCGGTAATTCTTTCCCACCAGGTGGCTGGCCGTAAGGGCGAGTATGTTCGCGCTACATCTGCCATTGTTGACGGCTATCTGCACTCAACCATGTATCACGCACTTTCTGCACTTGAGCAGAATCTGCGGGCACATCGCTATGAAAAGCCGATGCTGGTGATTCATAACTCCGGTGGTATGGCTCAGCTGAATTCAACCGATGCGCTGCAGACGATCCACTCTGGCCCGGTTTCCGGTATTGCAGCGTCCGAGCACCTGGCAATGCAGGCTGGTTTGGGTAATGTGGTAGCCACCGATATGGGTGGTACCAGCTACGACATCGGTATCGTGGTTGACGGTGGTATCAAGCACTATGACTTCAATCCGGTTATCGATCGCTGGTTGGTCTCTGTGCCCATGGTCCACCTGGTCACGCTTGGCGCTGGTGGCGGATCGATTGCTAGCTATGATCGTATGTACGATACCGTCAAGTGTGGTCCGCAAAGTGCTGGCTCCGATCCCGGTCCGGCCTGTTATGACCGTGGCGGTATGAATCCGACCGTGACCGATGCTGACCTCGTTCTCGGATATCTGGATGCCAAGAATTATGCGGGCGGCTCGATTCCTCTGAATGCTCGGCGTGCCGCATCGGCGATTGAAGATGCGCTGTGTGATGACCTTGATTGTTCGGTGATCGAAGCAGCCATGCTTATTCGCGAAAAGGTCGATGACAACATGGCCAATGGCCTGTTCACCGAACTGCGTGCTCGTGGTTACGATCCCAAGGACTTCACCATGCTGGCGTACGGTGGTAATGGTCCGCTTCACTGCTGCGGTATTGCTCGCAATCTGGGTATCGAAAAGATTTTGGCTCCCCCGTTTAGCTCGGTGTTTTCTGCCGTAGGTGCAGGGAATATGCATCAGCTGCATATTCATGAGCAATCGCTATACATGGTGCTGTATGACTCCAATACCCGTCACATCTTTGATGACTACGATCGTTTTAACAACATCGTTGCGGAACTGAAGGAACTGGGTACTCAGGATCTTCTCCGCCAGGGTGTGCCGCGTGAGCAAATTTTCCATAGCCTTGAGCTTGACCTGCGTTATGGCAACCAACTGGTTCAGACGACGGCTGTGATTCCTGCGCATGAGGTGCACGGCCCAGCTGATGTGCTGGCGATTATTTCTCAGTTCTCCAACGACTACGGCAAGCGCTTTGGTGAAGGTAGCCAGGCTCCGGAGGCTGGTATCCGAATCAACACCATTCGCGTAGCGGCGTTCGTTCGCCTTGAAACGGTGCAGTTCGAAGATATCAAGCCAGTGCCCTCGCATGAACGCAAGGGCCCGCCGGCCCCGGCGTCTTCTCGCAAGTGCTATTTCGTCGGCCATAAGGAGGCGTTCGATGTTCCGGTTTGGGATCGGGCAGCGATTGTCCCGGGCGTCCAGATTCCGGGCCCCGCCATCATCGCCTCCGAAGTGACTACCTATCTGGTTGATCCGGGCTGGAACTTTGTGTCCGCGAAGCAGGGCGCCTCTTGGTTCCTTCGCGCCTGA